A genomic window from Cytobacillus suaedae includes:
- a CDS encoding BrxA/BrxB family bacilliredoxin has translation MSMAYEEYMRQMVLPMRKELVTAGFKELTSSEEVEEFVASAKGTTFVVINSVCGCAAGLARPAATQAVMQSEKKPDHLVTVFAGQDKEATAQMREYFTGIEPSSPSMAVLKGKEVVHFIPRHEIEGNSMEGIMENIMSAFEKHC, from the coding sequence ATGTCAATGGCTTACGAAGAATATATGAGACAAATGGTTCTACCAATGAGAAAAGAACTAGTAACCGCTGGATTCAAAGAACTAACTTCAAGCGAAGAAGTAGAAGAGTTTGTTGCATCTGCTAAAGGTACTACATTTGTAGTCATCAATTCAGTATGTGGATGTGCAGCAGGATTAGCACGCCCTGCAGCTACACAAGCTGTCATGCAAAGTGAAAAAAAACCAGATCATCTAGTAACTGTATTTGCAGGTCAAGACAAGGAAGCTACAGCGCAAATGCGTGAGTATTTTACAGGAATTGAACCATCCTCACCTTCAATGGCAGTACTTAAGGGGAAAGAGGTAGTACACTTTATTCCTAGGCACGAAATCGAAGGTAACTCAATGGAAGGCATCATGGAAAACATTATGTCTGCCTTTGAAAAACATTGTTAA
- a CDS encoding class I SAM-dependent methyltransferase, with protein MIVTTAGRTDERMISLAKQIAEDLSTTYIERRKSSVEEIQQKYNHDVLVVGKNRLELHTLNKQEPFFFHPNSAMFRIKRLMNREDDPLIKAAGLKEGMSFLDCTLGLGSDSIVASFIVGNQGKAVGIEGNELLSYLVKTGLHTWDSGIENFNQAMQRVNVINKDHLDYLKSCSSKSFDIVYFDPMFEEAIDESNGISALKNIAVYKNITNEVIEEARRVAIKKVILKDHWKSERFDRFGFSVLKRKTAKFHFGALHLE; from the coding sequence TTGATTGTTACTACAGCAGGTAGAACCGACGAAAGGATGATCTCTCTCGCAAAACAAATTGCTGAGGATCTATCTACAACGTATATTGAAAGAAGAAAATCCTCTGTCGAAGAAATTCAGCAAAAATACAACCATGATGTGTTAGTTGTGGGGAAAAATAGGCTAGAGCTACATACACTAAATAAACAAGAGCCCTTTTTCTTTCATCCAAACTCAGCGATGTTTAGAATAAAAAGGCTAATGAATAGAGAAGATGATCCCTTAATTAAAGCAGCAGGTTTAAAAGAGGGTATGAGCTTTCTAGACTGCACACTAGGGCTAGGTTCAGATAGTATAGTAGCAAGCTTTATTGTTGGGAATCAAGGAAAGGCAGTTGGTATCGAAGGGAATGAATTATTATCCTACCTAGTCAAGACTGGATTACATACATGGGATAGTGGGATAGAGAATTTTAACCAAGCGATGCAAAGAGTAAATGTTATTAATAAGGATCATCTGGACTACTTAAAATCCTGCAGTTCAAAAAGCTTTGACATCGTTTATTTTGATCCGATGTTTGAAGAGGCAATCGACGAGTCAAACGGAATAAGTGCTTTGAAAAACATTGCTGTTTATAAGAATATAACTAACGAAGTTATTGAAGAAGCAAGAAGAGTAGCGATTAAAAAGGTTATTCTTAAAGACCATTGGAAAAGTGAGCGTTTTGATAGGTTTGGGTTCTCTGTGTTAAAAAGGAAGACAGCTAAATTTCATTTCGGTGCTCTTCATTTAGAGTGA
- a CDS encoding HD domain-containing protein, whose translation METKEIILRTENYVRQILEDDHSGHDWWHILRVRNTAIELAVKEEANQFVVELAALLHDIADDKLIKDEEEGIKQIENWLTSLTVSIEDVNHIIKIIKNMSFKGGNNAPLQTIEGKIVQDSDRLDALGAIGIARTFAYAGSSGSLIYDPTIEVRESMTKEEYRNGKSTAINHFYEKLLKLSKLMNTESAKQMAEARHQFMEMYLDQFYKEWNGKK comes from the coding sequence ATGGAAACTAAAGAGATTATACTACGAACTGAGAATTATGTTAGGCAGATATTAGAGGATGATCATAGTGGCCATGATTGGTGGCACATTCTTCGCGTAAGAAACACAGCAATTGAACTTGCTGTTAAAGAAGAGGCAAATCAATTTGTTGTAGAGCTTGCTGCTTTATTACATGATATAGCGGATGATAAGCTTATAAAGGATGAAGAAGAAGGAATTAAGCAAATTGAGAATTGGCTTACCAGTTTAACTGTTTCGATCGAAGATGTTAATCATATTATTAAAATTATTAAAAACATGTCCTTTAAGGGAGGGAACAATGCACCACTTCAAACCATTGAAGGGAAGATTGTTCAGGATTCCGATAGGCTAGATGCATTAGGGGCAATAGGAATTGCAAGAACTTTTGCTTACGCTGGGTCGAGCGGAAGCTTAATCTATGACCCTACTATTGAAGTACGTGAAAGTATGACAAAGGAAGAGTATAGAAATGGGAAGAGTACGGCTATCAACCATTTTTACGAAAAATTACTAAAGTTATCAAAGCTAATGAATACAGAATCAGCTAAACAAATGGCTGAAGCAAGGCATCAATTTATGGAAATGTATTTAGATCAATTTTACAAAGAATGGAATGGAAAGAAATGA
- a CDS encoding DegV family protein, which yields MKRVAWVTDSSVWLDEAIQNRPDVFVEPITIFFEEEEYLDGVTITPEQFYNKLRTSQSVPKTSQPPVGKFVQLYNRLHKDFDHIFSIHLSGKLSGTLSSAQQAANLVDIPVTVIDSKILTYPMGVLIREGIRLIEGGKDINEVTSFLTAMADRNETYVLIGSLEQLHRSGRMNSAQFFLGSMLSIKPIISITDGALSVVEKVRSEKKATARIIQLLKNSLNNKDIDEIYILFGLNDEKAKGLKEEIKQFSSKLKIRIYPLGTAIGVHAGEDTLGISWFYK from the coding sequence ATGAAACGTGTAGCATGGGTAACAGATAGTTCTGTGTGGCTAGACGAGGCTATCCAAAACCGACCTGATGTGTTTGTTGAACCAATCACAATCTTTTTTGAGGAAGAGGAATATTTAGATGGTGTAACTATTACACCTGAGCAATTTTACAATAAGCTAAGAACCTCTCAATCAGTTCCTAAAACATCTCAACCGCCAGTTGGAAAGTTCGTCCAGCTATATAATCGTTTGCATAAAGACTTTGATCATATTTTCTCAATCCATTTATCTGGTAAACTTAGTGGGACGCTATCGTCCGCTCAGCAGGCTGCTAACCTTGTGGATATTCCAGTCACCGTTATTGACTCTAAGATTTTAACTTACCCGATGGGTGTTTTAATTAGAGAAGGTATTCGACTAATAGAAGGCGGCAAGGATATTAATGAGGTTACAAGTTTCCTTACAGCAATGGCAGATAGAAACGAGACCTATGTATTAATTGGTAGTTTAGAACAATTACATCGAAGCGGCAGAATGAATAGCGCTCAATTTTTTCTAGGAAGTATGCTAAGTATAAAACCTATTATATCAATTACTGATGGTGCGCTATCTGTGGTGGAGAAGGTAAGGTCAGAAAAAAAAGCTACTGCTCGGATAATACAGCTTCTTAAAAATTCATTAAATAATAAGGACATCGATGAAATCTATATTCTATTTGGATTAAACGATGAAAAGGCAAAAGGTTTGAAAGAAGAGATTAAACAATTTTCCAGCAAATTAAAGATTCGAATTTACCCACTAGGTACTGCAATTGGTGTGCACGCTGGAGAAGATACGCTCGGTATTAGTTGGTTTTATAAGTAA
- a CDS encoding peptidoglycan-binding protein, with amino-acid sequence MIKSKPTRDAIVVTSVAAGFFLATPLVSEASEMELFPSKYSSPEPIQNQTLRYGHTGYSVRVLQTELSKLSHYFGTIDGVYGPKTQEAVRSFQRSTSLKVDGVAGPNTLSKLSNTTKQLTPKTLTMGDRGPEVEALQLKLSKLSYYNGKVDGIFGKITKGAVEAYQKRNKLETNGVANGQTLQHLVQNKNVKGLTITTTKVKHNRNFSIDTGVITLAKNFIGTPYRWGGTKPGGFDCSGFLKYVFGLKGVNIPRTVSEIWNYGKSVDKLSVGDLVFYQTYKRGPSHAGIYLGNGKFIHTSSSRGVTISNMSNSYWKARYLGAKRIVQHK; translated from the coding sequence ATGATAAAAAGTAAGCCAACTCGTGATGCAATTGTAGTAACATCGGTTGCTGCTGGGTTCTTTCTAGCGACTCCACTTGTATCAGAGGCTTCGGAGATGGAACTATTTCCATCAAAATATTCTTCTCCTGAACCTATTCAAAACCAAACACTGAGATATGGACATACAGGATACTCAGTTCGAGTTTTACAAACAGAACTTAGTAAACTAAGTCATTATTTTGGAACGATAGATGGTGTGTATGGCCCCAAAACTCAAGAGGCAGTTAGAAGTTTTCAAAGGAGTACAAGTTTAAAAGTCGATGGCGTTGCAGGACCCAATACACTATCGAAGCTTTCAAATACAACAAAACAGCTAACACCTAAAACCTTAACAATGGGTGATAGAGGACCAGAAGTTGAAGCTTTACAATTAAAACTAAGTAAACTTAGTTACTATAATGGAAAAGTAGACGGTATCTTTGGAAAAATCACGAAAGGCGCAGTTGAAGCCTACCAAAAGCGAAATAAACTCGAAACTAACGGAGTGGCAAATGGTCAAACTCTGCAGCATCTAGTTCAAAATAAAAATGTTAAAGGCCTAACGATCACAACAACAAAAGTAAAACACAATCGTAATTTTTCCATTGATACCGGAGTGATCACTTTAGCAAAGAACTTTATCGGTACACCCTATCGCTGGGGTGGGACAAAACCAGGCGGGTTTGATTGTAGTGGCTTTCTAAAATATGTATTCGGATTAAAAGGGGTTAATATCCCACGCACTGTGAGTGAAATATGGAATTATGGTAAAAGTGTTGATAAATTAAGTGTGGGTGATCTTGTATTTTATCAAACCTATAAAAGAGGCCCTTCCCATGCAGGGATTTATTTAGGAAACGGAAAATTTATACACACAAGTTCCTCTAGAGGAGTTACGATTAGCAATATGAGTAATTCCTACTGGAAAGCACGTTACTTAGGAGCCAAACGTATCGTTCAACATAAATAA
- a CDS encoding ABC-F family ATP-binding cassette domain-containing protein codes for MKMITIENLSKSYAEKQLFEGLSCSITDNERIGVIGVNGTGKSTFLKIIAGIEEADAGSISSSKGFTISYLPQQPDFVEQKTVLEQVFHGDTPLIRLLKEYEEVLLQLEKDSSNPKVQENLYQVQQRMDASNAWEANSNAKAVLTKLGVHDFDRFVGELSGGQKKRVALAQCLIETPDLLILDEPTNHLDYETIKWLEEYLSRYNGALLLVTHDRYFLDRVTNRILELDEGSLYSYTGNYGAFLEAKAIREEQELASESKRQNLYRRELAWIRRGAKARTTKQKARIQRFEDLEKVNGPVDKEKVDISIGGSRLGKKVLELKGVSKSFGGHYLLKDFSFLIKPGDRIGIVGNNGTGKSTLLNMLAGRLEVDSGEVEVGSTVKIGYYTQENEDMNDSLRMIEYIKETAEVIKTLDGKMISASQMLERFLFPGHTHGTPIRKLSGGEKRRLYLLKVLMSEPNVLLLDEPTNDLDTQTLTVLEDYIEDFPGVVLTVSHDRYFLDKITEQLIVLKGSGLASQYYGSYTDYLEQESQTVKETSPKITNVDKEEPVNSSPKKRKLTYMEQKEWAEIEDEISKLEEKCEQLETNIAQAGSDYGKIHTLMTEQKQKTEELERLIERWSELSEIVDGQ; via the coding sequence ATGAAAATGATAACAATTGAGAATCTTTCAAAGAGCTATGCTGAAAAGCAGTTATTTGAAGGGTTATCCTGCAGTATTACGGATAATGAACGAATTGGAGTAATCGGTGTAAATGGTACTGGAAAGTCAACCTTTTTAAAAATCATTGCAGGTATTGAAGAAGCCGATGCGGGAAGTATTTCTAGTTCTAAAGGATTTACAATTAGTTACTTACCTCAGCAACCAGATTTCGTCGAGCAAAAGACAGTTTTAGAGCAAGTGTTTCATGGAGATACTCCATTGATTCGTCTTCTTAAAGAATATGAAGAGGTACTACTACAATTAGAAAAGGATTCATCAAATCCCAAGGTGCAAGAAAATCTTTATCAAGTTCAGCAAAGAATGGATGCCAGCAATGCCTGGGAAGCTAACTCCAATGCTAAAGCGGTCCTTACGAAATTGGGAGTCCATGATTTTGATAGGTTTGTTGGAGAGCTGTCTGGTGGTCAAAAGAAACGGGTAGCCTTAGCCCAATGTTTAATTGAAACACCCGATTTATTAATCTTGGACGAGCCAACCAACCATTTAGATTATGAAACAATTAAGTGGTTAGAAGAGTATTTATCCAGGTACAATGGTGCATTACTCTTAGTTACTCATGACCGTTACTTCTTAGACCGGGTGACAAATCGTATATTAGAGTTGGATGAGGGATCTTTATATAGTTATACAGGAAATTATGGAGCTTTTTTAGAAGCAAAAGCAATACGAGAAGAGCAGGAACTTGCGAGTGAATCGAAAAGACAAAACCTTTATCGAAGAGAATTAGCTTGGATTCGTAGAGGTGCAAAGGCTCGTACTACAAAACAAAAAGCAAGAATACAACGTTTTGAAGACCTAGAAAAAGTAAATGGCCCTGTTGATAAGGAGAAAGTAGATATTTCTATCGGAGGAAGTAGGCTAGGTAAAAAGGTTCTTGAACTAAAAGGTGTATCCAAGAGCTTTGGAGGGCACTACCTACTAAAAGACTTTAGTTTTCTGATAAAACCAGGAGACCGCATTGGGATTGTTGGGAACAATGGTACAGGGAAATCGACTCTTCTAAATATGCTCGCAGGTAGATTAGAAGTTGATTCTGGCGAAGTTGAAGTCGGATCCACTGTCAAAATCGGGTATTATACTCAGGAAAATGAAGATATGAATGATAGTCTCCGAATGATTGAATATATCAAAGAAACGGCTGAAGTGATAAAGACACTTGATGGGAAAATGATTTCAGCTTCTCAAATGCTTGAAAGATTTTTATTCCCAGGACATACACATGGTACCCCAATTCGAAAGCTATCTGGCGGGGAAAAACGCAGACTATATTTATTAAAAGTACTCATGTCTGAGCCTAATGTTTTATTACTAGATGAGCCTACAAATGACTTGGATACACAAACACTAACAGTACTTGAAGATTATATAGAGGACTTTCCGGGTGTTGTGCTCACTGTTTCGCATGATCGATATTTCTTAGATAAAATTACTGAGCAGCTGATTGTTTTAAAAGGGAGTGGGCTGGCTAGCCAATACTATGGCAGTTATACTGACTACCTTGAGCAGGAGAGTCAAACTGTAAAAGAAACTTCTCCTAAAATTACGAATGTTGATAAAGAGGAGCCTGTAAATAGCAGTCCAAAGAAAAGAAAGTTAACGTACATGGAGCAAAAGGAATGGGCAGAAATTGAAGATGAAATTTCTAAATTAGAAGAAAAATGTGAGCAACTTGAAACGAATATTGCCCAAGCAGGTAGTGATTATGGAAAAATCCATACACTAATGACTGAGCAAAAGCAAAAGACAGAAGAACTAGAACGATTAATTGAACGCTGGTCGGAACTCTCTGAAATTGTTGATGGACAATAA
- a CDS encoding YpjP family protein, giving the protein MKKWLRKSLVVGFTMMTFGLVTPPAALTMEPAKPNAPINPDTFEGHQYPSHSVSFEEYKIDTKGSFVDLAMNKAEVLAFEKFGSRIGPVIEDEFKSIILPRIEEVIQSISEQYPNEDLQRLVISEQVKGGNTEKIFHIFDEVSGNDIIRFHVRRDNPPQNGFWFNFHYHTHHDSFQTHHELGNIFWAKNTPPKWMS; this is encoded by the coding sequence ATGAAAAAGTGGTTACGCAAATCGTTAGTAGTCGGATTTACGATGATGACATTTGGGTTAGTAACTCCACCTGCTGCTTTAACTATGGAGCCTGCAAAACCAAATGCTCCAATTAATCCTGATACTTTCGAGGGACATCAATATCCATCACATAGCGTTTCATTTGAAGAGTATAAAATAGATACGAAGGGTAGTTTTGTGGACCTTGCAATGAACAAAGCAGAAGTACTTGCGTTTGAAAAGTTTGGTTCTAGGATTGGCCCAGTTATTGAAGATGAGTTCAAGAGTATTATTCTCCCTCGTATTGAGGAAGTAATACAGTCTATCTCAGAACAGTATCCAAACGAGGATCTACAAAGATTGGTTATTTCTGAACAAGTAAAGGGCGGAAATACTGAGAAGATCTTTCATATCTTTGATGAAGTGAGCGGTAATGACATTATTCGTTTTCATGTAAGGCGTGATAACCCTCCTCAGAATGGTTTTTGGTTTAACTTTCATTACCATACACACCATGATTCATTCCAGACTCATCACGAGCTCGGAAATATTTTTTGGGCGAAAAATACTCCTCCGAAATGGATGAGTTAG
- a CDS encoding polysaccharide deacetylase: MLETKELGAQSAAFFAQDKKTVYLTFDDGPTKYTEEILDILLEKNIRATFFLLKNNIDKYPAIVTRIQKEGHAIGCHGVTHDLSQFYATPESPIDEMNQCFESISSIIDHPSNLIRVPFGSYPYMKQEHRDLLSLNGYLMWDWNVDSEDWSNSNGSYVKTNVLEQVSSLTIKNITPVVLLHDKKVTSEILSSMIDELNKQDYTFSKITEDLKPLQFKNKASQ; the protein is encoded by the coding sequence GTGTTAGAAACAAAAGAGCTTGGGGCTCAATCTGCTGCTTTTTTTGCCCAGGATAAGAAAACGGTTTATCTCACATTCGATGATGGTCCTACTAAATATACAGAAGAAATTCTAGATATATTGCTTGAGAAAAATATCCGAGCTACTTTTTTTCTCCTAAAAAATAATATCGATAAATATCCTGCAATAGTAACGAGGATTCAAAAAGAAGGACATGCTATAGGTTGTCACGGGGTTACACATGATCTTAGCCAGTTCTACGCTACTCCTGAGTCACCAATAGATGAAATGAATCAATGCTTTGAAAGTATTTCTAGCATCATTGATCATCCCTCAAATCTTATTCGAGTGCCTTTCGGAAGTTATCCTTATATGAAACAAGAACATCGTGATTTGCTAAGTTTGAATGGTTACTTAATGTGGGACTGGAATGTGGATAGTGAGGATTGGTCCAATTCAAATGGGTCTTACGTTAAAACGAATGTACTGGAACAGGTTTCTTCATTAACTATAAAGAACATTACACCTGTAGTACTCCTACATGATAAAAAAGTGACAAGCGAAATTCTATCCAGTATGATAGACGAATTAAATAAGCAAGATTATACCTTTTCAAAAATTACAGAGGACTTAAAACCTTTGCAATTTAAAAATAAGGCCTCCCAATAA
- a CDS encoding conserved virulence factor C family protein has translation MKIKSIEPTPSPNTMKVILDQELPAGKSNNYKKENVQDAPKLIQEIMDIDGVKGVYHVADFLALERNAKFDWKDILTEVRKTFGEDVKDVNNKENENNEGFGEVKVFVQMMQGIPMQVKLNDGIQEARFGLPDRFVNAILEIQNENENVVKDRSWKEQGVRYGSLDEIGNEVIEELSAAYTDERLSRLVKASASQDKGVLSKKRSAYKVTLDMLDDPEWTKRYAALEQMDPSEEDLPVLEKALKDEKASIRRLATVYLGMIEDESVLPFLYKALKDKSVTVRRTAGDCLSDIGNPASIEPMIEALKDPNKLVRWRAAMFLYEVGNESALPALKEAKEDPEFEVSMQINLAIERIAGGEEAKGSVWKQMTESRKE, from the coding sequence ATGAAAATAAAATCGATTGAACCCACTCCGAGTCCTAATACGATGAAAGTTATCTTAGATCAAGAGTTACCTGCAGGTAAAAGCAATAACTATAAAAAAGAAAATGTTCAGGATGCACCTAAACTAATCCAAGAAATAATGGACATTGATGGAGTAAAAGGTGTTTATCATGTGGCTGATTTTTTAGCACTTGAGCGAAATGCAAAATTTGATTGGAAGGACATTCTTACTGAAGTGCGTAAGACCTTTGGAGAGGATGTTAAAGATGTAAATAACAAAGAAAATGAGAATAATGAAGGTTTTGGCGAGGTCAAGGTTTTCGTGCAGATGATGCAAGGGATACCAATGCAAGTAAAATTAAATGATGGTATCCAAGAAGCTAGATTCGGTTTACCGGACCGCTTTGTTAATGCAATACTTGAAATTCAGAATGAGAATGAGAATGTAGTTAAGGACCGATCATGGAAGGAACAAGGAGTACGTTATGGCTCATTGGATGAAATCGGGAATGAAGTCATTGAAGAGTTGTCTGCAGCCTATACCGATGAACGACTGTCAAGGTTGGTAAAAGCTTCAGCTAGTCAGGATAAAGGGGTACTATCAAAGAAACGTAGTGCTTATAAGGTAACTCTTGATATGCTTGATGATCCAGAATGGACAAAGCGTTATGCTGCTTTGGAGCAAATGGATCCATCAGAGGAAGACCTTCCTGTATTAGAGAAAGCCTTGAAAGATGAGAAAGCATCCATTAGAAGATTAGCCACCGTCTATCTAGGGATGATTGAGGACGAGTCTGTACTTCCATTTCTGTATAAAGCGTTAAAGGACAAGTCAGTTACTGTTAGAAGAACAGCTGGTGATTGTTTATCAGATATAGGAAATCCAGCATCAATAGAGCCAATGATTGAAGCACTTAAGGATCCAAATAAATTAGTTAGATGGAGAGCAGCTATGTTTCTATATGAAGTAGGTAATGAATCAGCATTACCAGCTTTAAAAGAAGCGAAAGAAGACCCAGAGTTTGAAGTAAGTATGCAAATAAATCTTGCCATTGAACGTATTGCGGGTGGTGAAGAAGCAAAAGGATCTGTGTGGAAACAGATGACAGAAAGTCGAAAAGAGTAA
- a CDS encoding YuzL family protein — protein MAKHRKDPSKTGLSAPSVEGQGTTTREYDNVSKDSARRKTKRH, from the coding sequence ATGGCAAAACATCGAAAAGACCCTTCTAAGACTGGGCTAAGTGCTCCATCTGTAGAAGGACAAGGAACTACAACTAGAGAATATGATAATGTTTCTAAGGATTCGGCTAGACGTAAAACAAAAAGACATTAG